Proteins from a single region of Magnetospirillum sp. 15-1:
- a CDS encoding phage terminase small subunit P27 family, with protein MKGRKPELKAVDGGLSRFPPAPSWLPDEAKAEWKRVTPGLKQRQTLTKEDLPVLEAYCLAAGTIRRMQQVIAVEGDMVTNDKGDQKRHPAFQTLFQSLTEFRRLAAELGLSPASRNKALSANGGNDDLADLDL; from the coding sequence ATGAAGGGTCGAAAGCCAGAACTGAAAGCCGTAGATGGCGGATTGTCTCGCTTTCCGCCTGCCCCCTCGTGGCTGCCCGACGAAGCCAAGGCGGAATGGAAGCGCGTCACTCCCGGTCTTAAACAACGTCAAACCTTGACCAAGGAGGACTTGCCAGTTCTCGAAGCCTATTGCCTCGCCGCCGGGACCATAAGACGGATGCAACAGGTCATCGCTGTTGAGGGCGATATGGTGACGAACGACAAGGGCGACCAGAAGCGACACCCGGCATTTCAAACACTCTTCCAATCGCTCACAGAGTTTCGCCGTTTGGCTGCGGAGCTTGGCCTATCACCTGCAAGTCGCAACAAGGCTCTTTCCGCCAATGGCGGTAACGATGATCTTGCGGACCTTGATCTATGA